A section of the Oryza sativa Japonica Group chromosome 1, ASM3414082v1 genome encodes:
- the LOC4325726 gene encoding cysteine-rich receptor-like protein kinase 10, which translates to MDFFTRPAMSVLLLLFLPLAAAQPWQVCQDSRGKYTSNSTYQANIQSLSSTLPAKAAAPSTGLFATRVAGNAPDTVYALAFCRGDITNASACAGCVASGFQDAQQLCPFNKAASLYYDLCLLRFADENFLATNNSDVVMLMNSQNFTASVGSVRLLLFTLLNATAESAASSSRRFTTSRLDVSSLPTLYCLMQCTPDLTAGECAACFEDFPRLTLQYLDGARGGRILATRCTMRYEIYPFYSGDTMLRIINLATTVPEMNTTAPTTPVTVYPQPAGPGGASAPPPPQPNPGIPEQAQRSPYHKSKVWIVAIVAPLLAILFCFMLSIVWIRRGRKGEVNMQNNIAAVNRLEEDALVWRLEERSSEFSLFEFSELLEATDNFAAENRLGQGGFGPVYKGQLHDGVEVAVKRLASQSGQGFTEFKNEVELIAKLQHTNLVRLLGCCIQGEEKILVYEYLPNKSLDFFIFDVDKTSLIDWNKRCGIIEGIAQGLLYLHKHSRLRVIHRDLKASNILLDQDMNPKISDFGLAKIFSSNNTEGNTKRVVGTYGYMSPEYASEGIYSIKSDVFSFGVLLLEILSGKRNSGFHQYGDFLNLLGYAWHMWEEGRWLDIIGASIPQTIPTEGLRKYINIALMCVQENADDRPTMSDVVAMLSSESAVLPEPKHPAYYNLRVSKVQGSTNVVQSISVNDVTITSNPEGR; encoded by the exons ATGGACTTTTTCACGCGACCTGCCATGTCTGTGCTTCTGCTTCTCTTcttgccgctcgccgccgcccaacCATGGCAAGTATGCCAAGACAGCCGGGGCAAATACACATCAAACAGCACCTACCAAGCCAACATCCAATCGCTGTCGTCCACGCTCCCCGCGAAAGCCGCCGCGCCCAGCACCGGCCTCTTCGCCACCCGCGTCGCCGGAAATGCCCCAGACACCGTGTACGCCCTTGCCTTCTGCCGCGGGGACATCACCAACGCCTCCGCCTGCGCAGGCTGCGTGGCATCCGGTTTCCAGGACGCGCAGCAGCTGTGCCCGTTCAACAAGGCTGCCTCCCTGTACTACGATCTCTGCCTCCTCCGCTTCGCCGATGAAAACTTCCTCGCCACCAACAACAGCGATGTAGTCATGCTGATGAACTCACAGAACTTCACGGCGAGCGTCGGCTCggtccgcctcctcctcttcacGCTGCTGAACGCCACAGCCGAGTCGGCAgcgagcagctcgaggaggTTCACCACCTCGCGGTTGGACGTCAGCTCCCTCCCCACGCTGTACTGCCTTATGCAGTGCACGCCTGACCTGACGGCCGGAGAGTGCGCGGCCTGCTTCGAGGATTTCCCGCGGTTGACGCTCCAGTACCTCGacggtgcgcgaggcggaaggATTCTCGCGACACGCTGCACCATGAGGTACGAGATCTACCCGTTCTACTCAGGTGACACGATGCTGCGTATCATCAACTTGGCAACCACGGTGCCCGAGATGAACACCACGGCACCAACTACTCCGGTCACCGTGTATCCGCAGCCAGCGGGGCCAGGTGGTGCGagcgcgccaccaccgccgcagccAAACCCCGGCATCCCGGAACAGGCACAGCGCTCGCCCT ATCACAAGAGTAAGGTGTGGATCGTTGCTATTGTTGCTCCACTACTGGCAATTCTGTTTTGTTTCATGCTTTCCATTGTATGGATCAGAAGAGGTAGAAAAG GAGAGGTAAACATGCAGAACAATATTGCTGCAGTAAATAGGCTGGAAGAAGACGCACTTGTTTGGAGATTGGAAGAGAGGAGTTCAGAGTTCTCTCTTTTTGAATTTTCTGAGTTGCTGGAGGCTACAGACAACTTCGCAGCAGAGAACAGGCTTGGACAAGGAGGCTTTGGCCCTGTATACAAG GGTCAATTGCATGATGGGGTGGAAGTTGCAGTTAAAAGGCTTGCTTCACAATCAGGACAGGGTTTCACTGAGTTCAAAAATGAAGTTGAACTTATAGCTAAACTACAACACACAAATCTTGTTAGGCTGCTGGGATGCTGCATTCAGGGAGAGGAGAAAATATTGGTGTATGAATATTTGCCAAACAAAAGCTTAGATTTCTTTATCTTTG ATGTCGACAAAACCAGTTTAATTGACTGGAATAAACGTTGCGGAATAATTGAAGGGATAGCTCAAGGTCTTCTTTACTTGCACAAGCACTCTCGGCTCCGTGTCATACACAGAGACCTTAAAGCCAGCAACATTCTTTTGGACCAGGACATGAATCCTAAAATATCTGATTTTGGGCTAGCAAAAATTTTTAGCTCTAATAATACCGAAGGAAACACAAAGAGGGTGGTGGGAACATA TGGTTACATGTCACCAGAGTATGCCTCTGAAGGTATCTACTCGATCAAATCTGATGTGTTTAGCTTTGGTGTTCTTCTTCTTGAGATACTTAGCGGAAAAAGGAATTCTGGTTTCCACCAATACGGAGATTTTCTTAACCTCCTAGGCTAT GCATGGCATATGTGGGAAGAAGGGAGATGGCTTGATATAATAGGAGCGTCAATTCCTCAGACGATCCCTACAGAAGGGTTGAGGAAGTACATCAACATTGCGCTTATGTGCGTGCAAGAGAACGCAGATGATCGACCGACCATGTCAGATGTCGTAGCGATGCTAAGTAGCGAGAGTGCGGTTCTTCCTGAACCTAAGCACCCGGCATACTACAACCTAAGGGTATCAAAAGTACAGGGATCTACTAATGTTGTTCAATCAATCAGTGTGAATGATGTAACTATCACTTCCAACCCAGAGGGTAGATAG